A stretch of Gadus macrocephalus chromosome 17, ASM3116895v1 DNA encodes these proteins:
- the gpha2 gene encoding glycoprotein hormone alpha-2, whose product MSPCVTSHLCLLVLPVMSVLLFLSPIGWSYDGPVPGCHLYPFNVTIRSDRRGTCRGTHLVHACVGYCESSAFPSRYSVLAASNFTHNITSTSRCCTISKEAKVKVRLDCPRGRRHDDIEILTATECRCDMCRKSRY is encoded by the exons ATGTCTCCCTGCGTGACCTCTCACCTCTGCTTACTGGTGCTGCCAGTGATGTCAgtgctgctcttcctctctcctattGGCTGGAGCTACGACGGCCCCGTCCCCGGCTGCCATCTTTATC CCTTCAACGTGACGATCCGCAGCGACCGGCGCGGTACGTGCCGCGGGACCCACCTGGTGCACGCCTGCGTGGGCTACTGCGAGTCCAGCGCCTTCCCCTCCCGCTACTCGGTGCTGGCGGCGTCCAACTTCACCCAcaacatcacctccacctcgcgCTGCTGCACCATCAGCAAGGAGGCCAag GTCAAAGTTCGCCTGGATTGCCCGCGAGGTCGTCGCCATGACGACATCGAAATCCTGACGGCGACCGAGTGTCGCTGTGACATGTGCCGCAAGTCTCGTTACTGA
- the LOC132475609 gene encoding membrane-anchored junction protein, translating into MSTMSIRDFSFPRPETRFFKAGRLVYKFRIRARSRYSNEEEMSVGLLIQQELEDIIKVTLENLEDLLPFSSIHFDVFPHKKQWKEAPTLTFTHGGDPVPAYPYVVTVLLESNTHSGYQTDFTPFMARLCQEPKPKRSKTDTPLEDSILQKLLAAEARVPYQVIRCHVTSASRAVTNPPPEELRESGEPIDKGASQEGSRVDSQDPPAPSQVHSGGAEGRGDESGGRGSRPDAGSTGADPKGKPYFPLRCVLQ; encoded by the exons ATGTCCACCATGTCGATACGGGACTTCTCGTTTCCTCGCCCAGAGACGCGGTTCTTCAAAGCTGGCCGACTCGTCTACAAATTCAGGATCAGAGCACGCAGCAGATACAG TAATGAGGAGGAAATGTCAGTCGGACTCCTCATACAGCAGGAACTGGAG GACATCATCAAGGTCACCCTGGAGAACCTGGAGGacctccttcccttctccaGCATCCACTTCGACGTCTTCCCCC ACAAGAAGCAGTGGAAGGAGGCTCCCACGCTGACCTTCACCCACGGCGGGGACCCTGTGCCCGCCTATCCGTATGTTGTCACCGTCCTGCtggagtcaaacacacacagtg GGTATCAAACCGACTTTACACCT TTCATGGCTCGCCTCTGCCAGGAGCCAAAGCCCAAGCGCAGTAAGACAGACACGCCACTAGAGGACAGCATTTTACAGAAATTACTGGCCGCTGAGGCCAGGGTACCATATCAGGTGATCCGGTGTCATGTGACCAG TGCCAGCAGAGCGGTGACTAACCCTCCGCCGGAAGAGCTACGGGAGTCGGGAGAGCCAATCGACAAG gGGGCTAGTCAGGAGGGGTCCCGTGTGGACAGCCAGGATCCCCCGGCTCCGAGCCAGGTGCATTCTGGGGGAgcggagggaaggggggatgaATCCGGCGGGCGAGGCTCTAGACCCGACGCGGGTTCGACCGGGGCCGACCCCAAAGGCAAG ccgTATTTCCCCCTTCGCTGTGTTCTTCAATGA